The Kluyvera intermedia genome includes the window ACATCAGATAATACCGATCACGCAGGGGAGTATCGGCAATCACATGGCCTCAATGGCCAGTGCTAAACGTCTCCATGCATTTCTTGGAGTCGGTCGTGACTTCACTACCTGGATCAAAGCCCGCATTAAGCAATATGGGTTTGTTGAAGGCGCTGATTATGTTCTTGTCGAAGATTTGAGCTCCCCAAAATGGGGGAGCTCAAAAGCACGACCTCAGGTAGAGCATGACTATCTGATCACTATTGATATGGGTAAAGAATTGGCCATGGTGGAGAGAAATGAAAAGGGCCGTCAGGTTCGACGCTATTTCATCACCTGCGAACAACAAGCGAAAATGCGTGCAGGCGTTTCATCGCTGCCAAATTTCTCTGATCCAGCACAAGCCGCTCGAGCATGGGCTGATGAATTCGAAGCACGACAACGTGCCGAAGCTGTTACCCACCAGCAGGCCGAATATATCGAGCATCTCGAGAGCCTCTTTACCGATGGACTCTCTCCTGTTCAGTTCTGCAAGCGCCTG containing:
- a CDS encoding antA/AntB antirepressor family protein → MSQLHQIIPITQGSIGNHMASMASAKRLHAFLGVGRDFTTWIKARIKQYGFVEGADYVLVEDLSSPKWGSSKARPQVEHDYLITIDMGKELAMVERNEKGRQVRRYFITCEQQAKMRAGVSSLPNFSDPAQAARAWADEFEARQRAEAVTHQQAEYIEHLESLFTDGLSPVQFCKRLNGVNTSKISAWLVSANWLYDDNPDGRSAQWRVRSYARDKYLTEKSSKVSPNSAVSFTTYQPVLLREGAIWIYKNYLKGKLPMKVTWNGNFTHDKELAGVDH